The genomic window GGTAATATGACCAAGAATATTTGCAGCACCACCATTTAATGCATCTACTAAAAGGTTAGTAAATAACCCATGCCCATTTACCTCACTAGCATACTGATCAGCGGTAGAAGCTGTTAAAATAGTCATTCCTTCAGAAAGAAATATACTATTGCCAATATTGGCAGCACCTAAATGTCCACTATGACAACAATCTAAAATTATTACTTTATTTTTTGCTTTAGAATTATTTGCCATGTCTATTATTTCTTTCATGGAAACCCCATCGTCACCATCTTCACATTCTGAAGTCACTAAATAACCTCCTGTGTCTTCCAAGTGTCCATGACCCGAAAAATAAAATAATGCTACTTCTGAATCATCCTTAAACAGTTCAGAAATATAATGTTTTAAGTGTTTTTTTGTAATAGATGTATTTTCGTCAACAGCAGTATCAAAAAAGACGTCGAAATTTTTTGTAAAATCAGCATTTCTTTCTAATGCATTCTTTACCTCATAAGCATCATCAACACAACCATGTAATGATTTATGATGAGCATAATAATTTACTCCAATAATTAATGCTTTTTTCATTATCCAAAACTTTTAATTGCATCTACTATTGACTTTCCATTCCACCCGACGATGATATCGGCACTGTCTTTGACCACTTTAGAGGTTCTTTCTGCTCCCCACGGTTGGACAGCGATAATTTTTTTACCCATAGCTTTTGCTAATTCTATTTCCTTGTTAATCCATTTGCTGTAAGTAGCGTACATTCCTGCTAAAATTATAATACAGCTTGTTCCTTTAATTTTCAATTCAATAGCTTCTTTTAACTGTTTGTCTGTTCCATTTGTATGAATCGGATCATGTTTAGGAACCGAATGATCATAATAATCTAGGCCTTGAGCATTAAGCAGTTTCATAATTTGATCGTAATAATCACTATAAGCCCATGAGTGGCTTATAAAAAGTCTGTAAGTTTTGTTCATTTTTTTATATTTTATTTAAACCATTTTTCCATGGTCATATAGTTATTTGCGTTTTCGTTAATCCATAAAATTTTATTACTCGAGAAATTATTCTTTACTAAACCACTAACAGATTCCTTTGTTACGTACGGATAAACAGACAAAAATTCTTGACCATTAAAAGTGGATTTTTCGTAATCAGTAATCGGAAGAATGGCACATCTATGTGTTTCTCCATCCATATAGCCAAGCTCCCATGGCATCCATTTAGATACCGAGGCATTTTCAGATGTAGCATAAATAAGAGATTTGGATTGCTGCATTCTTCTCCTTATTAATGAGACAGTCTCTTTATCTACATTAGCTCTGCTCAGATGTGGATCTATAATCCAATCAACATAAACAGTATAACCCATTGATGCCAGCTCAATAAATAACCCTTTGATATATTCCTTATCTCTATAGCTATGAGATAAGAAAATGTCAAAATGAGTTAAACTTTTGCTTTCATTCAATGTCTGAGAAAAGGTTCGGTTACCTATTCTTTCACTTTCTGATAAGTTTCTTAAATAACTTTTTGTGTAAAACATTGTTTAAATTTTAAATTAATAAACTATTAATATCAACAGGAGTAAGTCTCCCTTGAATCTGTTTGGGGTTTAAATTTCTATTGATAGCCTGAAAAATTTGTTTGTCAAACTTCATTAGTTCCATGAATATGCTTACATTATTTGACCAGTCTTTGATAAAAAAATCACCATTTTGACTTTTTATATTAAATTCAGCATCTGTTCCTATATTGGCTCCTGATGTTTTTATACCGTTAACATTTCCAGATAATGTTATTTCTGAATTTTTAGAACGTGATTGCATAATAAGAGCTTTTGAAGCGTAAGTCACCGAGGTAACTAAATAGGTATTCTCCCATATCAGCACTTGGCTTTTTGAAATAATTTCATTTTCAAGAGATGCGATATCATTAATTTGCGTCTTATAACAATCTAAAGCATGAAAATAAATCGAACCCTCTGAGGTAAACTGCAAAACAACTTCAATATCAGCATTAGGTAATGCATTTGATGAAAGTCCAACTTCAGAGTTTATAGACGAAGATCTACTTACCGAACTTTCACTTGAAAACTTGTAACTATGTTTCGCTTCCGGTTTGCTTTGAGTTGAATACTCAACATTTAAATTATTTAAAGAAGATATTTTAGTAAACACTCCTAACGGTGCTTCTTTAGAAAAAATCCCTCCTTTGCCGTTCGGAAATGTTATAATATCTCCAACCTCGATTAGTTCTCCTGGAAGATAAACGGCTACTTTTCCAAGCTCTTTTGCGATTTCTTTTGAATATTTAATTTGTAGTGACATTGTAAAAGAATTATAATGATAACCATTGGTGATCATATGATTGCAATGCAAATTTAGATAGGTTGTATAAGTTGTATTTCCTAGATTATAACGATTTTGTATCCTCAATTCTGAGGATATCTATAAAATAAAAGCAGTTAAATTGAAATTTAACTGCTTTTATTTTATAATGGCTTTGAATATCCATTTTGTATGGCAAATTTTATTAATGCCTTAGAATTTTTTACTCCTGTTTTTTCAAGAAGATTTCTCCTGTGGGTTTCTACTGTTGTTGATGCTATATTAAGCTTTTCGCTAATTTCTAATGTTGTGAGACCCTCTGCGATTAAATACAATACATCCTTTTCTCTATTGGTGAGCCGTATGTCACCCACAACATGATCAGATCTCAAATTAGCAATAATACTTTGAGTAACTTCATCCGAAAAATAATCCTTGCCGTCTAAAATTCTATAAATAGCAATCAGTAATTCTTCCTTACCCTTATTCTTCAAAATATATCCATTTGCCCTTGCTTGAATAATACTTCTTATAAAAGCAATTTCATCATGCATCGTGAGGATAAGAACCTTAATATTAGGATTCCTTTCCTTTAATAATTTTGTTGTTTCAATTCCATCCATAATTGGCATATTGATGTCTAATACAACAATATCAACCGGATAAGTATTTACTAAAGAAATTACTTCTTTACCATTAAACCCTCTTCCTACTATTTTTAAATTATCATCATTTTTTATGACAGATTCTAAACCTTCTAAAATCATCTCATGATCATCAGCAATTACAATATTTATCATATATATGAATTTATTGGGATTTCTATATTAACTGAAGTTCCACGACCTAGGGCTGAATCAATATCAATACTACCTGCCAGTGATTGTACTCTTGAATTAATATTATTAAGTCCAAGTCCCTTAGATCGTTTAGTTTTATCAAATCCTTCGCCATCATCTTCTACTTGTACATTTAAAATGGATGATAATTTAAGAATTTGAACTGTAACATTTTTTGCTTCAGAATATTTTAAAATGTTATTTAATAGTTCTTGAATAATTCTGTATACCTGAATTTCAACATTACTATCTAATCTATTTTCGATATCAGATGCAATGAATTCAACCTTCATTTTTTTTGTTTGTTGAATAACAATTAATAATTCCTCAACAGCGGCAATTAAACCAAACTTTGTAAGAACACCTGATGACATTTCATATGAAATTTTTCGAACTTCTTGGCAAGCTTCATCTAATAAAATGTTAGCTTTTTGAAATTGTTCAAAATCAAACTTTTTATTTTTTTTCATTTGCTCCTCTCCAGATTTATAATATACTTTTGCAACAGAAAGCATGCTCCCTAGTCGATCATGAAGATCCTGAGAAATTCTTTTTCTTTCTTCATCCTGAACTTTAATCATATCATTGATTGATTTAAGCTCTTGGTTTTTTATAAGTTCTTCCAATTTTTTTTCCTCAAGCTTTTTATCTTTCAATGCTAATTCAGCTTTTTGCTTTTCACCTTTCCACCGTAAAAAAATAAAAAATAATAATGCAGCAAGAGCAAAAATAGTAGATAAAGTATAAATTAGAATGTTTTTATTTTGATTTTCAAGAGATAACTTCTCAATATTTATTTTTGATATTTTCTGATTTTTAATTAAAAGTTCATTTTCTTTTTTCTTCTGTTCGTATTTTTGCTTTAAGTCAATAGCTTTTTTATAATCCGCATCAATATTGTTTCGTAAAGAATTATAATCTTTGTGATAGTACATTGCTGAATCATATTGCTTTTTATAGGAGTAAGATAAGTAAAGATTATATAAAGCATTTAAAGTCTCAATTCTATTCGGAGAGTTTTTTGATGTCTTAAGTGCCTTTTGGTAATATTTAATCGCACCATCATAATCTTGTTTTTGAAAAAACAAATTTCCTAAATTAATAGTTGCATCTTTTAGTTGATCTTTAGAAATATAGTTATTTTGAATACTTAAGCTTTTTTGAAAATTATTATTTGCTGTTTCAATGATACCTTTCCTATAATAAAATGCACCTAGATTATTGTAAATATCTGAATCAGTATTTTTTATACCAATTTTCTTTTTTAGTCCTAATGATTTTTCATAGTACCCTTTTGCTAAATTATCATTTCCGGTTTCAAAAAATATAACTCCTAAATTGTTATATATTTTAGAAAGTTCATAATCGTCCCGATATTTTATAAATATTTTTTCACTTTTAAAAAGATAGGTTTTTGCATTCTCATAATTTTTCATAGTTAGGTAAAGGACTCCAAGATTCATATAACTGTAACCACAATTGTTTTCTTCACCAAGTTTTTCTCTAATATCTAGACTTTGCAAAAGATACTTTGTCGCAATTTCATAAGAACCGATATTTTGATATATCAATCCTAAATTATTTAATATTAACGCCACAAGGGAAGACTTATTAAGCTCTTTAAAGATAATTAGTGCTCTAGTAGCATAGGATATGGCTTTTTTAAAATTCTTTTTATTCCTATAAATTTCGCTAAGCTGATTACTTGCTCTTCCTATACCGTATTTATTCCCAATTTTTGTTTCTAATTTTAAAACTTTTAGATATATATTTTCCGCTTGAGAATACTGTTTATTAAAAATATAAACAGTGCCAAGCCTGTTTAGACTTGTTATAAGCCCCGGTAAGTAATTACACTTCTGGCTTAGTACGTATGCTTCAAGAGCATATTTTTTAGCTAGTGTAAAATTCGTTTTTCGAAACTCCCATGCAAGTTCGTTATTTGCATTGATTTTTATCGTATCCGCTGATGTTGCAGATTGACTGACTAAAACAAGGCTGTCTATAATTTTGTGTTGAGCAGTCAAAACAGAAAAAAAAGACATTAATGGGAACAATATAAAGATCCTAATCATAATATAATAGACAAGGGTTTTACTATATAAATATAGTAAAACCCTATTTTAATTTTAGTTTAAAAAATTACCTTTTTTTAGGATTTTTTTCAATTCTTTCTGTAGGTTTAATAATTTCTCCTGCACCTTGTGGTGACGTTGTGGGAGGAGGATCTACAGGCGCTGTTGGTGTGGAACCATTATTTGAGATCAAATTTTCTGTTGATCCATTAGCATTTATTGGTTCATTAGTGTTTAAATCACCTTCCTGTGTTTGAACAGGTTCATTTGTTACATTGTCTTGTTCTTCCATTTTTTAATGTTTAATGTGAGAACAAAGTTCAAA from Chryseobacterium wanjuense includes these protein-coding regions:
- a CDS encoding caspase family protein, translating into MKKALIIGVNYYAHHKSLHGCVDDAYEVKNALERNADFTKNFDVFFDTAVDENTSITKKHLKHYISELFKDDSEVALFYFSGHGHLEDTGGYLVTSECEDGDDGVSMKEIIDMANNSKAKNKVIILDCCHSGHLGAANIGNSIFLSEGMTILTASTADQYASEVNGHGLFTNLLVDALNGGAANILGHITPGSVYAHIDQSLGAWKQRPMFKSNVKNFITLRMLNPSITLPDLRKITELFNNKAEHKLDPSYEPKSENPDKDNCEKFAIMQKYNRVNLVVPIDAEHMYFAAMESKACKLTALGEHYWNLVNQDRI
- a CDS encoding TIR domain-containing protein, which gives rise to MNKTYRLFISHSWAYSDYYDQIMKLLNAQGLDYYDHSVPKHDPIHTNGTDKQLKEAIELKIKGTSCIIILAGMYATYSKWINKEIELAKAMGKKIIAVQPWGAERTSKVVKDSADIIVGWNGKSIVDAIKSFG
- a CDS encoding TIR domain-containing protein produces the protein MFYTKSYLRNLSESERIGNRTFSQTLNESKSLTHFDIFLSHSYRDKEYIKGLFIELASMGYTVYVDWIIDPHLSRANVDKETVSLIRRRMQQSKSLIYATSENASVSKWMPWELGYMDGETHRCAILPITDYEKSTFNGQEFLSVYPYVTKESVSGLVKNNFSSNKILWINENANNYMTMEKWFK
- a CDS encoding response regulator transcription factor, which translates into the protein MINIVIADDHEMILEGLESVIKNDDNLKIVGRGFNGKEVISLVNTYPVDIVVLDINMPIMDGIETTKLLKERNPNIKVLILTMHDEIAFIRSIIQARANGYILKNKGKEELLIAIYRILDGKDYFSDEVTQSIIANLRSDHVVGDIRLTNREKDVLYLIAEGLTTLEISEKLNIASTTVETHRRNLLEKTGVKNSKALIKFAIQNGYSKPL
- a CDS encoding ATP-binding protein, translated to MSFFSVLTAQHKIIDSLVLVSQSATSADTIKINANNELAWEFRKTNFTLAKKYALEAYVLSQKCNYLPGLITSLNRLGTVYIFNKQYSQAENIYLKVLKLETKIGNKYGIGRASNQLSEIYRNKKNFKKAISYATRALIIFKELNKSSLVALILNNLGLIYQNIGSYEIATKYLLQSLDIREKLGEENNCGYSYMNLGVLYLTMKNYENAKTYLFKSEKIFIKYRDDYELSKIYNNLGVIFFETGNDNLAKGYYEKSLGLKKKIGIKNTDSDIYNNLGAFYYRKGIIETANNNFQKSLSIQNNYISKDQLKDATINLGNLFFQKQDYDGAIKYYQKALKTSKNSPNRIETLNALYNLYLSYSYKKQYDSAMYYHKDYNSLRNNIDADYKKAIDLKQKYEQKKKENELLIKNQKISKINIEKLSLENQNKNILIYTLSTIFALAALLFFIFLRWKGEKQKAELALKDKKLEEKKLEELIKNQELKSINDMIKVQDEERKRISQDLHDRLGSMLSVAKVYYKSGEEQMKKNKKFDFEQFQKANILLDEACQEVRKISYEMSSGVLTKFGLIAAVEELLIVIQQTKKMKVEFIASDIENRLDSNVEIQVYRIIQELLNNILKYSEAKNVTVQILKLSSILNVQVEDDGEGFDKTKRSKGLGLNNINSRVQSLAGSIDIDSALGRGTSVNIEIPINSYI